The genomic window CGGAGTGCATACTGTTCATCTATACGCCAAACCGCTCATTTTGGAAGCAGCTAAAAAACTTGGAGGAACAGACTTTGTATTGGCTTCAGCAGATGCAGGACGTGCAAAGTGGGTAGAATCTCTAGCTATGGATTTGGGTGTGGATGCAGCCTTTGTCTATAAACGTCGTTCTTCTGGAAGCGATACAGAAATTACAGGTGTAAATGCTGATGTAAGTGGAAAAAAAGTAGTTCTCTACGACGATATGATTCGTACAGGAGGTTCACTTATAAATGCTGCAAAAGTATATAAAGAAGCAGAGGCAAAACAAATTTTTGTAGTAGCAACGCACGGAGTTTTTCCAGAAGGAAGTGTAGAAAGATTAGAAAACTCTGGTTTGATAGAAAAAATAATTGTTACTGACACACATCATAATGCCAAAGCAGCAGCCCAAAAGACTGATTTTATAGAAATTTCCTCTATATCAGACTTGCTGATTAGCTCTGTAACAGATTTTTAATTTCTCTTTCCCATTCTCGTTTTTCCCTTGACAATCATCGTATCAATATAATTTTCATATTGATGAGTGAAGCTCATGTCAAAATAAACATCTAGGCTATCTGTGAAATCTAATGTTTCTGAATTAATTATGACTTTACTTTTCAGAGGCTGATATTCATAGAACTTGTTTAAGAATGGTTTTCTAGCGCAAGATTCCATCTTGTGCTTACCGTTTCGTCAGCATATGCTGACAAAAAAGTGCGTCCAAGCAGAATGCTTGAACGAGAAATAATAAATAAAATTTACTCTAAACTTCATTCAAGCTACTTTTTTCCATTCTTAAACAACTTCATAGTTATATGTACAATCAAAAAGTCTAGCACTACTTTTTATGTCATTTTTTGTAATGATTATATCAACGGATGCTCCAGTCATTCCGTGGCTATATACTGAGAGTAGCAAAGAATCATTTTTAGCAGTAGCGTATTTTTTTTCCAAATTCTTTGAGGTGCGATAATAAAAAGTAGAATCAGAAAAGTAAATCGGAAAAATACTTGTATGATTAGCAATCAGGGAACTCTCTGAAATAATCGTAGCATCGTATGTCGTATCCAAGATAACATAATGATTTTCATTACCTATTCTACGAAGTTCTTTTTTCTCTTCACTTGTATAAGTAGAATAACTGAACAAGCAGATAATGAATAAAGTGAGTAAGGTATAAGTGGCAAAGAGTATTTTCTTCATTACGTCTTTTTATTTGAAATGAAAGAAATTTAAAAAAAGTCAAAAAAAACTATACTAATCTAAAATTTTTACGTTTCGATGGTGTAAGGCTATTTACTCATCTCAAATAATATCATTCTATCTTAACTACTCATCTAATCATTTTTTCCATGAAAAGTAACTCATTTTCTAAAAGAAATCTGTTTTTTCTTTTTTCTTTACTATTGATAACTATGAGTTGTCAAGAAAGTACATCGGATAAGAAAAATAATGAAAACATTGTAAATGAAACTATAAAAACGGAAGGCAATACTACTTCTCAACCCAATACATTACGTCCTAACCAAGAAAATCAAAGTGACAGAGATGAACTTATAGCAAATGATAATATACTTAATAGATTAGATTCAGACGATTCTAATTCATTTACTAAGCAAGATTCATTAGAATTTTTTAAGCGATTTTCTCCCAAAACGCAGACATTTATAATAAACTCTAACAAAGACCAACATATTTTTGGAGAACGAGGTACACATATCGCCATAGAAAAAAACTCCTTTGTCTTTGAAGATGGAACACCTGTAAAATCAGAGGTAAAAGTAGAACTAAAGGAATTTTATGATAAAAAGACAATCCTATTAGCAGGCTTGGCAACTCAAACAGAAAACGGATTTTTAGAAAGTGGTGGGATGGTGCATCTGCAAGCCACAGCAGAAGGAAAGAAAGTCAAACTAAAAAAAGAAATTACAATAGAAATGCCTACTGCCAATACAAAGGTAAGCAGTCAAGAAGACATGAAAGTTTATTTTGCCTCTAATAATTCTACTCGTTTTTCTTCTGATATAAATTCTCCCCTCAACCCTCCAACGACTTGGCAGACAAATGGAAAAAATATTAGAGTAGAAGTTCCAAAACAAGATTATTTCAAATGGAAATATATGGGAATGCTAGAACATCGCTTTGACAAAACCGAAGACACAGAATGCGACTGTGCAGATACGCATTTAGTGTATGAAAAAGTAGAAACGTTATCAGAAGCTATCTCCTATGAAATTGATTTTACACATCCAATAAAAGAACCTAAATTTTTAAAGGAGAGAATACAAAAAACAGAGTTAAAAGATAAATACCGTAGTAGTTTTCCAGTAGACAAAAGCACTCGCATTATTGGGAAGCCAAGCCATTTAGTATATAACTTTTATCCTTTTTTGGAAGATACGACTTATTATTACGATACGCTTCGCATTGCTTTTGAAATTGAGAAAAATCGTGTTGGAATGGTAGTAGAACAGCTAAAAAGCACAAATAATGCGATTGAAAGCTATCATACACAAACAGCCATTCGCTCAACTAGTGGACTTTTCGTTACTGCAAATCTAAATAAGAGAGATATTTGTCCACAATCTAAAAATCGTTTTTTTCTGCATTCTATACAATCTCTTTCAGAAGTTTTGCCAGAAGTAGAAGGAAAAAGAGGAACATGGAAACGCATACAAAAAGGAACAGAAGAGGCATATCATATCAAATACAAAAAAAGAAAAAATCCGATTATGGTTTGGACAGGAGTTATCAAGACAATGAAAACTCGCTATAACAACGAATATTACTATGAAGGAAAAAATAGAACTTATAAAAAATATGTAGATGAAGAACTGAAAAAACAATATGATATAGCAAAGGCAAAATATGCCAAAGGGGTAGAAGAAAAAACGAAAAATAATCCTTCCACGGTCTTAGCAACTAATTACATCATGAAAACAATGAAGCTAGGCTGGACAAACTGTGATAGAGGTTTTATGAGAGGAGGTCCAACTCTTGTTACACAAACAAAATTTCCTGTATCTCTGATTTTTGAAAAAGTAAATAGTGTAATCAGTAGTAGATTAGGAGGAAATCACGAAACCTCACACTTTGTAAGTGTTTTGAAAGGCGAACCAGTCATACTATTTAGCTTAAAGAAAAAAGATGGAAAAATACTGATGGCACTTCAAAAAACTGTCATGGGAACAGGAGCAATTCAAGAAGAGCATTTAGAATACAAAGAAGTAACCTTCAAAGAAATGCAAGACCAGCTAGATTACCTCTTGATATAATTCTGTTACTTTTTCCTCCAAAAAGCATTTAAAGATTAAAGCCAGTTTAAAAATTCAATTATCTCACAATCCTAACTTCAACTACTATGAAAACCAGCAACTTTTCTATTCGTGATTTTAATTCGATTTTCCTCACTCTTTCAGTGTGTTTCCTGTTTTTGGTAAGTTCCTGTTCTTCTGACAAGAAGGAAAGCGAAAAAACAAATGAAGAAGCAACCATAACTACTGAAAATTCTACTACGAATGATACTAAAACTCAAGAAGAAGATAATTCAGTAGCTCTTCAAGAACAACAGCCCAATGCAATTCGTCCAGTTTATTCAGACAATGAAGATGAGCGAAGCACACTTATTTCTGACGATGAAATGGTCTATGATACATTTTCTGCCCAAGATTCATCAGAGTTTTTCAAGCGTTTTGCTCCCAAAACACAAGTTTTTGAAATAAAAAACAATGACGAGCAGGAAATTTATTGCGATTTGGGAACGTATATTCATATAGATTCAGGAACATTTGTTTTTGCAGATGGAAGCCCAGTAAAAGAACCTGTAAAATTTGAGGTAAAAGAATTTTACGACAAGCAAACCGTTTTGCTCTCTGGCTTAGCAACCAATACAAAAGGTGGCTTTTTAGAAAGTGGTGGAATGCTACATCTTGAAGCAACTTCTGAAGGTAGAAAAGTAAAACTCCAAAAGGATATCGATATAGAAATGCCGACCTTCAATACTAAAACGAGAAATAAAAAGGGTATGCAGGTCTATTTAGCTTCTAACTCTTCTATTGCAAATCTTACGGAAAGTGTTAATTTGAATGATGTAAATAATCCTCCTTCTTCTTGGCGAAGTAATGGGCGAGCAATAGAAATAAAAGGTATTCCAGCAAAAAGAGATTTTTATAATCTTGTTTTTTTAGGTAAAGAAGACAGAATAGATGAGTATCAGACTAATAGAAACCCATGTGAATGTGCTGATGCAAAATTAGTTTCTGAAAAAATAGAAGCCCTTTCTTCTCAAGTAGATGTAGAGAAAAACAGAAAATACACAAATGAATTTAGAAGTGTAGCACATAGAAACAAGAAAAGAGAAGAAAAAACGCCCAAATATATGAGCATTTATCAACAAGGAAAAGATACTTTGAGTATTGAAAAATCTAAATCGTATCAGTTTTCATTCTATGAAAATCCAAATACAGAAGACCGTATTTTTAGAGATACCGTACAGCTTGCCATTACGATAGGAAAAGACGGAACGGCTAAGGTAGTTGAAGAACTCAAAAAAACTCGTTATGCCTTAGACAAAACTACAATTATTCGTTCTATCAACTCTTCTAGTGGACTTCGCCTAAGTACAACTGTTTCAAAAACGGGAGCTTGTAAAGGCGAGACAGTTTCTTTTTATATTCAGTCTGTGGGTTGGAAAAACCTATTAGAAAAAGGAGAAGAAGAGTTTAGAAGTTGGAAGAAAACACAACGCAATAGTAATGAAGATTATGCAATTTCCTATAAAAAACGCAAACAACCTATTCTTGTTTGGACAGGCATCATAGAGACTACAAAAAGAGGTTTTGTTGAAGACTATACAATGACTCGCCACTTAAATAATTATCTCAAAACAGATAATCCTCAAAAACAAGCTGCTTATGATGCTTATCGTCAAAGATGTATAGACCGTTATAATAAAAACGTAGCAAAAAATGCTTCTCAACTTTCTGCTCGTGCTTTAGATTCCTATGCTTTTTCTGTGAGTGGCTTGGGTTGGATAAACTGCGACCGTTTTTATGGTGTTCCTAACAGTCAAAAAGTAGATTTACTTGTCAATTCTAAAACACCCGTACGAGTAATTTTTAATAGTATCAATTCTGTGATGGAGGGAAGTTCAAATGGCATACAAAACCGTTTTGATAACATTCCTAAAGGAGAAGAAATTACTATTTTTGGTATTCGTAAGAAAGGAGAAGACTTGTATATGGCTCTACACAAAACAAAGGTAGGCAAGGAAACAGTCAATATTACGTATGAAAAAGTAACGGTGGAAGAAATGCAGAAAGCACTGTCTTTTCTATAAAAAAAGTGAGATTTTAACTTACAAAAAAGGCTGACCTTTTCGGACAGCCTTTTTTAATAGAAAAATTTAGTCTTGGTAGTTTTCCTAATTTCAATAAAAAATAAATTTGTACACTACCAATTTCTTATAACGTCTTATTACGTATCAGTTCTCTACATCATATTCTTCTTGAGTTCTGCGAGTCCATCAAGAACAATATCTAACATTTCATGTCCCTTTCCTGTAACATCTATGCTTCTACCTTTTACAAAGAAAACAAAACAATTAGAAATAATTAAGAGAAAAACTAACTTTACTTTGAATTTCATACTCTATTGAAAGTCATATTAGAATTTAAAAGACCTAGAAAATATTTTCCAAATCTTCTTTTTTATATGTTACATTTCGCTCCACAAAAACTGATTTTTGGTCTTGTTTTTTAAGTTGTAACGGATTTTTTGAAAATAATTTATTCAAAAAAGCTATTGGAGTAAGAAAAATAAAAAAGACAATCGAAAGCAATATTTTTCCATTGATAACTCCCAATATACTCGCAAACTTGAGCCATACCCAAGCTATTTTTTCTGCGAGCCAGTTCCAAAAAAGAGCCACTACACCAATTCCAAAAGAAATATAGAGCAAAATAGGAAGTTTAAAAACAAAGTAAAAAACCATCAGACCAACCATAATAGCCAGTAGGGCTTCTACTACTTTTTCTCGTTGCATACGCTAAGATAAATTGTGTTGCTTGTGCAAAATACACAAGCAACGAAATAAGATAAGTAATTTAATACTAAAATAAAGTGTAAATAAAAGGAGCAATAGCCGAACCACCACCAATTACAATCAAGACACCCAAAAGCATCAGAATAATAATCATTGGAGCAAGCCAAAATTTTTTACGCTGCATTAAAAATGCCCACAAGTCTTTTAAAAAATCCATAGTTTTTTATTTTATAATAGGTTTTTGAAACACGCTAAAGTATGTTTTACAATTTAATCTAATGCAAATTCTGTACGCCAGTCGTCTTTTTCAGCCCACTCTGGTTGAAGTTTTTTATCAAAAATAAAATCTCCTATCACTAAATAGTCCATTTCTGTACGCATCAGACATTTATAAGCATCTTCTGGAGTACAAACAATAGGCTCTCCACGTACATTAAAACTTGTATTGACAACCAAGCCATAACCTGTTTGCTCTTCAAAAGCAGAAATTAGTTTCCAATATCTTGGATTAGTTTCTTTATGAACCGTTTGAATACGAGCTGAGTAATCAATATGCGTAATAGAAGGCAAATCACTTCTTAGGAAATACAATTTTTCCATCAGAGGTAGCGAATTGTAATTTTCTGGCAGCTTGTTTTGGCGAGATTCTTTGACAGGCTGTACTAAAAGCATATACGGAGAAGGCGATTTTTGCTCAAAGTATTCTTCTACTTTTTCAGCTAATACCGAAGGCGCAAAAGGTCTGAAACCTTCTCTATATTTTATTTTTAGATTGAGTTTTTTCTGCATTTCTGGATTACGTGCGTCTCCCAAAATACTTCTTCCTCCTAATGCACGAGGTCCAAATTCCATTCTGCCTTGAAACCAACCAATTACATTTCCATCTGCTAAAAGTGAAGCTGTTTTCTGTGCCAAATCCTCAAAACTAGCATACTTTTCAGAGACGGCATTGTATTTTTTACCCATTTTCTGAATGTCTAGCTCAGAAAATTGAGGACCAAGATAGCTCCCTTGCATTTGGTCTAAGGCATCTGTAATTTCTCTTTCTTGCCCAAAATAAATGTGATATGCTGCCTGCGCTGCTCCTAAAGCTCCTCCTGCATCGCCTGCTGCTGGTTGAATGAAGATATTTTCAAAAATATTTGCTTTCTCTAGTTTTCCATTAGCTACACAATTTAGAGCTACACCACCTGCCATACAAAGATTTTTTGACCCTGTAAGCTGTTGTGCTTCTTTTGCCATCAAAATAACCACTTCTTCGGTTACCTGCTGAATAGCTAAAGCTAAATCACAATGCACTTGGTCAATCGGTGATTCAGATTTGCGTGTAGGAACACCAAATAGCTTTTCCCATTTGTCTTCCTTAATCATTCGCAACCCTGTCGCATAGTTGAAATACGACTGGTCTAGCCAAATTGAACCATCTGGATAAATATGGCAGAGTGTTTCTTTGATTTTTCTTACAAATTCTTTGGTCTGTTCATCATCTGGATTGCCATAGGGGGCAAGTCCCATCAATTTATATTCCCCCGAATTGACTTTAAAACCTGTGTAGTAAGTAAAAGCAGAATATAAAAGCCCCAAAGAGTGAGGAAATTGAAGCTCTTTTAATATTTTTATATCTTTTCCTGTTCCATGACAAATCGAAACAGTCGCCCATTCACCTACCCCATCAATCGTTAGGATAGCTGCATCTTCATAATTAGAAGAATAAAAAGCACTTGCAGCGTGTGATAAATGATGTTCTGGAAAAAGTAGTTTAAAACTTTTTTTGTTGTAGTCTTCTATTTCTTTTAGCTCTTGATAAATCATTCTTTTCAAGAACATTTTTTCTTTGAGCCAAACAGGAATAGCTGTTAAGAAAGAAACTAAACCTTTGGGAGAAAAAGCGTAATAAGTTTCTAAAAGGCGTTCAAATTTTAAAAGAGGCTTGTCATAAAAAACAACTGCATCTAGTTTATCTAAAGTTAGACCAGATTCTTCTAGGCAATATTTGATGGCATTTGTTGGAAAACTCGGATCATGCTTTATTCTTGTAAAGCGTTCTTCTTGAGCTGCTGCAATGATTTTTCCATTTTGAAGTAATGCTGCTGCCGAATCGTGATAAAATGCTGAAATACCGAGAATGTTCATTTGCTAGTATTGATGTAGAAAGCGATAATTTGCAAAATTAGGATTTATTCTTAGAAGTCCATACTTTTGATTAATTTTTTAAGAAGATAGTCTCATAAAATCAGTTCAAAATGTTGGGTAAACAGCTTCAATACAAAATATATTATCTACCTATTTATATTTTTTTGTTTTTTATACCCCATATAATAGGTTTTATTTTTGCATCTAATGGAGAAATTACTGATTTTTTATCATTAATTGCTATAAAACTTTACTATGTAGCTCTTTTTATTATCCTCATAAGTTTTTTTTTGAGCAAAAAAAAATCTCTTCTATTTCATAAGGACTTGTTTATTAATTTTACCATTATGGGAATTACTATCATAATTTTCCTAGGAATTTTGGAAGGTTTTGCTAGAATATTGGTAGATGAGGATAAGTTGGCTTATCAACGTTTAGGTGGAACAGCCTTTAAAAAAACTATACCTCCACCATTACAAAATTCCGACTATGATGTAAAATGGTTTGCACAAAATTATGATTCATTAGAAATAGAAAGAATAAAACATCCTAGTAAAGAAAATGCTGTGTATTTGGAAGCTCCACAAAATCCATATCTTACGATTGAAAACAACAGACGTCGTACTACCAACACACCTAATATAGATAACTTTTCTTCTCAATCAAAACTCTACATCTTTGGAGGTTCAACAGTTTTTTGTAGAGAAGTTCCTGATAGCTTAACATTACCAAGTTATTTACAACGTTTTATTTTAGATACCTATCCCTCTATGAGAGTAGTAAATTGTGGTATTGCAGGAGTTAGTACACCAACACAACTTGCCAACTTAGAACTAATGATTGATAGCGTAAAAGAAAAGGATATTGTTATCTTTTATGATGGTGTAAATAATTCTATCAAAGGGATTTCAACAATAGAAGAAGCATTAGCACAGAAATCAAGTCAAAATAATTTTTTATCT from Bernardetia sp. includes these protein-coding regions:
- a CDS encoding ribose-phosphate diphosphokinase; translation: MSESTVVFSTQKYTYFQDTFIQNKAFEKGKLERKVFPDGESYYRILSKVLAKEAVLIGGTVSEQDTMELYDLASGLVDAGVKRLTIIIPFYGYSTMERAVKTGEIVTAKTRARLLSAIPQSYLGNRIVMVDLHVSGLQYYFENGVHTVHLYAKPLILEAAKKLGGTDFVLASADAGRAKWVESLAMDLGVDAAFVYKRRSSGSDTEITGVNADVSGKKVVLYDDMIRTGGSLINAAKVYKEAEAKQIFVVATHGVFPEGSVERLENSGLIEKIIVTDTHHNAKAAAQKTDFIEISSISDLLISSVTDF
- a CDS encoding DUF5989 family protein is translated as MDFLKDLWAFLMQRKKFWLAPMIIILMLLGVLIVIGGGSAIAPFIYTLF
- a CDS encoding carbamoyltransferase, encoding MNILGISAFYHDSAAALLQNGKIIAAAQEERFTRIKHDPSFPTNAIKYCLEESGLTLDKLDAVVFYDKPLLKFERLLETYYAFSPKGLVSFLTAIPVWLKEKMFLKRMIYQELKEIEDYNKKSFKLLFPEHHLSHAASAFYSSNYEDAAILTIDGVGEWATVSICHGTGKDIKILKELQFPHSLGLLYSAFTYYTGFKVNSGEYKLMGLAPYGNPDDEQTKEFVRKIKETLCHIYPDGSIWLDQSYFNYATGLRMIKEDKWEKLFGVPTRKSESPIDQVHCDLALAIQQVTEEVVILMAKEAQQLTGSKNLCMAGGVALNCVANGKLEKANIFENIFIQPAAGDAGGALGAAQAAYHIYFGQEREITDALDQMQGSYLGPQFSELDIQKMGKKYNAVSEKYASFEDLAQKTASLLADGNVIGWFQGRMEFGPRALGGRSILGDARNPEMQKKLNLKIKYREGFRPFAPSVLAEKVEEYFEQKSPSPYMLLVQPVKESRQNKLPENYNSLPLMEKLYFLRSDLPSITHIDYSARIQTVHKETNPRYWKLISAFEEQTGYGLVVNTSFNVRGEPIVCTPEDAYKCLMRTEMDYLVIGDFIFDKKLQPEWAEKDDWRTEFALD